GAAGTACGGCCTGCGGCTGGAAGTGGCCCGCGTGCAGGACTACATCGACGACGGCCGCCTCCAGGAACGCCCGGACGGCACCCGGAACCCCTTGCAGACCGTGCCGCTGCTCGACGCGATCACCACGCACAAGTTCGACGCCGTCTTCGGCGGCGGCCGGCGCGACGAGGAGCGGGCGCGAGCCAAGGAGCGGATCTTCAGCCTCCGCAACGCTTTCGGGCAGTGGGAGCCGAGGAGACAGCGCCCGGAGCTGTGGAACCTCTACAACGGGCGGCACCGGCCGGGCGAGCACGTCCGGGTGTTCCCGCTGTCGAACTGGACCGAGCTGGACGTGTGGCACTACATCGCGCGGGAAGGGATCGAATTGCCGTCGATCTACTACGCCCACGAGCGCAAGGTCTTCCTGCGTGACGGCATGTGGCTGGCCGAAGGTCCGTGGGGCGGCCCGCGGGACGGCGAGCAGTTGGTGACCAAGACCGTGCGGTACCGGACCGTCGGCGACGGTTCGTGCACGGGCGCGGTCGAGTCGGACGCGGCGGACATCGCGTCGGTGATCGCCGAGGTGGCGGCGTCGCGGTTGACCGAGCGCGGTGCGACCCGGGCCGACGACCGGTTGTCGGAGGCCGCGATGGAGGACCGCAAGCGGGAAGGTTACTTCTGACCATGAGCGACCTGTTGAGGCTGGCCACCGCGGGCAGCGTGGACGACGGTAAGTCCACGCTGGTCGGCAGGCTGCTCTACGACACCAAGTCCGTGCTGGCGGACACGCTGGACGCCGTGCACCGGGCCAGCGCCGACCGCGGCCTGACCACCCCCGACCTGTCCCTGCTCGTCGACGGACTGCGCTCGGAGCGGGAGCAGGGCATCACGATCGACGTGGCCTACCGCTACTTCGCCACCCCGAACCGGTCCTTCGTCCTGGCCGACACACCAGGACACGTGCAGTACACGAGGAACACCGTGACCGGCGCGTCGACCGCCCAATTGGGTGTTCTTCTCGTCGACGCGCGCAAGGGCGTGGTCGAGCAGACCCGCCGGCACGCGGCCGTGCTGGCGCTGCTGGGCGTGCCGAGGCTCGTGCTGGCGGTCAACAAGATCGACTTGGTGGACTACGACGAGGTGACGTTCGTCCGCATCGCCAAGGAGTTCACCGCGCACGCCACGGCGCTGGGCTACCCGGAGGGCGCGGTGCTGGAGATCCCGGTGTCGGCGCTGGTGGGCGACAACGTGGTGGAGCGGTCCGACAAGACCCCGTGGTACTCCGGGCCGACCCTGTTGGAGCACCTGGAGACCGTGCCGGTCGAGCCCGACCCGCACGACGCGCCTTTCCGGTTCCCGGTCCAGTACGTCATCCGGCCGCGCACCGCCGAGTACCCGGACTACCGCGGGTACGCCGGGCAGGTGGCGGCCGGCACCGTGCGGGTGGGCGACGAGGTCGAGGTGCTGCCCGGCGGGTTGCGCAGCACGGTCGAGAAGATCGACACGTTCGACGGTCCGCTGGAGGAGGCGGCGGCGGGCCAGTCGGTCACGCTGCTGCTGGCCGACGACCTCGACATCGGGCGCGGCGACCTGGTCGTGGCGGGCGGGCGGCCGAGGGTGACCGACGAGTTCGAGGCGACGGTGTGCTGGCTGGCGGAGAAGCCGCTGACGCCGGGGGACCGGGTGCTGGTCAAGCACGGGACCCGGACGGTGCAGGCGGTCGTCGGCTCGTTGCACGCCCGGTTCGACGAGCAGGCGCTGTCCAGTGTGGACTCTCCGGGGTCGTTGCGGCTCAACGAGATCGGGCGGGTGGCCGTGCGCACGGCCCAAGCGCTGCCGTTGGACGAGTACGGGGAGGTGCGGCGGGGCGGGGCGTTCCTGGTCATCGACCCGGCCGACGGGTCCACCTTGGCGGCTGGGCTGGTGGGGGCTCCGTTGCCGGTGGAGGATGCCCGCACGTAGGTGGGCACTTTGCGCCTTTCGTGGGTGGCGCGGGTGGTGCGGTGGTGCGGGTGGTGTGGGTTTCAAGATCAAAAGGTGAAAAGATGACAAGCGGCGCTCGCCGCGCGGCAGGCCGCCAGCGGGGGGTGAAGGGCGTCGGTTCCCCCGCCGTATGGCCTGGCGGAGCCAACCACAGATCGCCCCGGGTGCCGCTGAAATTTTTGCTCGTTCCTCGCAAAATTTTCGGCTGCACCCGGGGCGATCTGTGGTAGCCCTTCGGGCAGGCCATACGGCGGGGGAACCGAGGCCCTCCACCTGTGGTGGTCACCACCGTAGACAGCGCGCTGCGCGCGTGAAGAGCAGTGCTGCGCGCC
This DNA window, taken from Saccharothrix variisporea, encodes the following:
- a CDS encoding sulfate adenylyltransferase subunit 1, with product MSDLLRLATAGSVDDGKSTLVGRLLYDTKSVLADTLDAVHRASADRGLTTPDLSLLVDGLRSEREQGITIDVAYRYFATPNRSFVLADTPGHVQYTRNTVTGASTAQLGVLLVDARKGVVEQTRRHAAVLALLGVPRLVLAVNKIDLVDYDEVTFVRIAKEFTAHATALGYPEGAVLEIPVSALVGDNVVERSDKTPWYSGPTLLEHLETVPVEPDPHDAPFRFPVQYVIRPRTAEYPDYRGYAGQVAAGTVRVGDEVEVLPGGLRSTVEKIDTFDGPLEEAAAGQSVTLLLADDLDIGRGDLVVAGGRPRVTDEFEATVCWLAEKPLTPGDRVLVKHGTRTVQAVVGSLHARFDEQALSSVDSPGSLRLNEIGRVAVRTAQALPLDEYGEVRRGGAFLVIDPADGSTLAAGLVGAPLPVEDART
- the cysD gene encoding sulfate adenylyltransferase subunit CysD, whose product is MKAADRLESEAIHVFREVAGEFDRPVILFSGGKDSTLLLHLAVKAFWPAPVPFPLLHVDTGHNFDEVIEFRDRVVAKYGLRLEVARVQDYIDDGRLQERPDGTRNPLQTVPLLDAITTHKFDAVFGGGRRDEERARAKERIFSLRNAFGQWEPRRQRPELWNLYNGRHRPGEHVRVFPLSNWTELDVWHYIAREGIELPSIYYAHERKVFLRDGMWLAEGPWGGPRDGEQLVTKTVRYRTVGDGSCTGAVESDAADIASVIAEVAASRLTERGATRADDRLSEAAMEDRKREGYF